Within the Roseicitreum antarcticum genome, the region CGCGATCCTTTCGCCAAATTCTTCCATGACAGCCAGTTGGATTACTTCGACCATCTGGTGGAGCACGAAACTGCGCCCGTCGATCTGTCGACCCCATATGTCTACATGCCGTTGCAGTTGCAGCCCGAGATGACCACGGCATCACTGGGCGGTATCTACACCGATCAGGCGCTGGCCATCGAACGGCTGGCCGACATGCTGCCTGAGGGCGTGCGCATCCTGGTGAAGGAAAACCCCAAGCAGGGCGCTTACATGCGCGGCCCGATGTTCTTTCACCGCCTTAAACGTATCCCGCAGGTGCATTTCCTGCCGTCTTTCGCCGACACCCATGCCCTGACCGCCAATGCGCAATTCGTGGCCACCGTTACTGGCACCGTCGGGTGGGAGGCTGTGCGACTGGGCAAGCCGGTGCTGACCTTCGGGCGGGCTTGGTACCGCAGTTTTCCGGGCGTCGTCGAATACCGCGATGGGCTGGAATATGCCGAAGTGGCGCAATTGACATGGGAGCACGCGGCGTTGGAGCGCGCGGTGGGCGACCTGCTGTCGCGCTGCCACGGCGGGATCATCGAGCGGCACTATCGCAAGATGGTGGCAGACCACGACCCTGAGGAAAACGCAGCGCAGGTCGCGCGCAGCATACTGGACCTGTTGTCGGGCCGCGCCGTGCCCACGTTTGGCAGCATGGGCGTGCAGGGTTCATCCGATGCGCCCGGCGCGCTTTAGGGCCAGTCCGTTGAGGCAGCGGGTACGATGACAGCTTGGCGCGCGTTCTCTTGAAAAACGCCCCTCTTCGGCCCAGCCTGTGGCGCAGCCTGAATGCCGCCCCGTAAAAGCACGCCCGTCTAAACGGTGTCTTCAATTTGGCCGATCCCAAGAACGCCGATCCCAAGAACATTGTTCCAGATTTCCTGTAGCGACGGTCGCGTGTCAGCGTCCTTCGACAGATTGCGCCCTTTTCAGACAGCCGTCCGCTGGTCTGAAATTTGACCGGGGCGAGGGGTAGGAGAATGCATGAAACGCTGCAAGCTGTGGATTGCAACGATTGGTCTGGCAAGCGTCGTTGGGTCCGCGCGGGCTGACCCCATCGCGATGGGGCGGCGGATGGCGGAGACATTTCTCAGCGGCGATCTCGAAGCGATCTGGGTGAGCTCGACGCCAGAGATGCGGCAAGCATTTGGCTCAACAGACAATCTGGCATTGCTGCGCGAAGACTTGTTGACCGATTTTGGCGCAGAGGAAGCGATCCTGTCCGAGCGCGCGAAAACACAGGCCGGGCTTGATGTCTTTACCCGGATTTCGCGGTGGTCAAACACGCCCGTGCCGCTGGAGATTCCTCGCCCATTTGCAGCGGGGCAGCCTTGCTGTCGCCAAGGGCGGCTCTGTCACGACGGGACAGCAAATCGGCCAATGCGGAAACAGCGGCAACACATCCGAAACGCACCTGCACTTCCACATGCAAACCAGCCTGATGTTGGGGCAAGGGGAAGGTCTGCCAGCACAATTCAGGAATTACCTGGCGAACGGTGTGCTGATCGACCGAGGCGAGCCGACAGAAGGCGAGACCATCGAGCCTGGAAAGTGCCCGTGTTGTCGGGCAAAGCGTATCG harbors:
- a CDS encoding M23 family metallopeptidase, producing MSLPGFRGGQTRPCRWRFLAHLQRGSLAVAKGGSVTTGQQIGQCGNSGNTSETHLHFHMQTSLMLGQGEGLPAQFRNYLANGVLIDRGEPTEGETIEPGKCPCCRAKRIERHRGGGASGDDVSGCAYQAVRARVRAVTT